One window of the Oligoflexus sp. genome contains the following:
- the lspA gene encoding signal peptidase II — MAMTMSFLKTVRGKQIAAALVLIFLSTIAIDQVTKRHAQNSLMTYSHPTNLDIHKSRTVPVASVGRPEAPYEENAFFIRMNFQYERNRGAAFSMLSNLPDNIRVPFFYLVTLICVVYISFYLRTLPINFHLTRFGLVMILAGAIGNFIDRIIQGYVIDFVSVGWNIFGWRHDFAVFNVADIAINVGIIAFILEMILRRKPLIADFDSPPETVIVKS; from the coding sequence ATGGCTATGACGATGTCTTTTCTGAAAACGGTCCGTGGCAAACAGATCGCGGCCGCTCTGGTGCTTATATTTTTGTCGACCATCGCCATCGATCAGGTCACCAAGCGTCATGCTCAGAACAGCCTGATGACTTACTCCCATCCCACGAACCTCGATATCCACAAAAGCCGAACCGTTCCTGTGGCGTCTGTGGGGCGTCCTGAAGCGCCCTATGAAGAGAACGCCTTTTTCATTCGCATGAATTTTCAGTATGAGCGGAACCGCGGCGCTGCCTTCAGCATGCTGTCGAACCTTCCCGACAACATTCGGGTGCCATTCTTTTATCTCGTGACCTTGATCTGCGTGGTCTACATTTCCTTTTACCTGCGCACCCTGCCGATCAACTTTCACCTGACCCGTTTCGGTCTGGTCATGATCCTGGCGGGTGCCATCGGTAACTTCATCGACCGCATCATTCAGGGTTACGTCATCGACTTTGTTTCCGTGGGCTGGAATATTTTCGGCTGGCGGCATGACTTCGCGGTCTTCAACGTCGCGGATATCGCCATCAACGTCGGCATCATCGCCTTCATCCTGGAAATGATCCTGCGTCGCAAGCCTTTGATTGCGGACTTTGACAGTCCGCCTGAAACCGTGATCGTGAAAAGTTAA
- a CDS encoding DedA family protein, which yields MDILIEWIRQFIDIILHMDLHLNNWITFMGPWIYVLVFMVIFSETGLVVAPFLPGDSFLFALGAMAAVENAYLSLPMLIVLLSVAAILGDAVNYHIGKYLGPRVFSKDTGVLLNKKHLFAAQAFYEKHGGKAIIIARFAPIIRTFAPFVAGIGHMRYSRFLAYNIVGGLLWVWSFLIAGFMFGNMPTVKDNFHIVIFAIIFLSLLPVAIETWRGWKEKQTRGAALNER from the coding sequence ATGGATATCTTAATCGAATGGATCAGGCAGTTTATTGACATCATCCTGCACATGGACCTGCACCTGAACAACTGGATCACGTTCATGGGACCATGGATCTATGTTCTGGTGTTTATGGTTATCTTCAGTGAGACAGGTCTGGTCGTGGCCCCTTTTCTTCCCGGTGATTCCTTCCTTTTCGCATTGGGCGCGATGGCCGCTGTGGAGAACGCATACCTCAGTCTTCCCATGCTGATCGTGCTCCTGTCCGTTGCGGCGATCCTGGGAGATGCCGTAAATTATCATATAGGGAAGTATCTAGGCCCCCGCGTCTTTTCCAAAGACACGGGCGTGCTTTTGAATAAGAAGCACCTGTTCGCTGCCCAGGCCTTCTATGAAAAACATGGGGGCAAGGCCATCATCATCGCCCGCTTCGCGCCGATCATCAGAACCTTCGCGCCGTTTGTGGCCGGCATTGGGCATATGCGCTACAGCCGCTTTCTGGCCTACAATATCGTCGGCGGCCTTCTTTGGGTTTGGAGCTTTCTCATAGCTGGCTTCATGTTCGGGAATATGCCGACAGTGAAAGACAACTTTCACATCGTGATCTTTGCCATCATTTTTCTCTCACTTCTGCCCGTTGCCATCGAAACATGGCGCGGTTGGAAAGAAAAACAGACCCGCGGCG
- the hisS gene encoding histidine--tRNA ligase produces the protein MSTQERITPRKLKGFRDYLPQQASLRKRIQDRIYQKAFQAGFLPIDTPVLEYAETLLGTGGTDTDKEVYRFEDHGERMVALRFDLTVPFARFVAENYSELVFPFKKVQIGNSWRGEKPQKGRYREFCQADLDIIGVDSLAADVEVLSCIMSNLVELVPGAFTMAIGHRIILSALIKACLPQLVAGGENRTLIALDKLAKIGEPAVKDLILQIEGSEASGADRLLKVLQGRDASGQTDLNPVKELLAGTPALQEIKRLEETAGLLQKLYQNTKAKVRVDLSIARGLGYYTGIVFETTIDGLDGFGSISSGGRYNGLVSRFSTQELAGVGGSIGVDRLLAALEQLGLADDKTRRGVFIALAGEEGRSYGFQLLAELRAAGVLADIALKEGKLGNQFKFADKRQYQYVLTLGGDEVASKTVSIKDLASGQERKSVPWVDAFTELSQLS, from the coding sequence TTGAGCACGCAAGAACGAATCACGCCGCGTAAATTGAAAGGCTTCCGTGACTATCTGCCGCAGCAAGCCAGCCTCCGCAAGCGCATCCAGGATCGCATCTATCAGAAAGCCTTTCAGGCCGGCTTTTTGCCGATTGATACCCCCGTCCTTGAGTATGCGGAAACTCTGCTTGGAACCGGCGGCACCGATACGGATAAAGAGGTCTATCGCTTTGAAGACCACGGTGAACGTATGGTGGCTTTGCGCTTTGATTTGACCGTTCCCTTCGCGCGCTTCGTGGCGGAAAATTATTCCGAACTCGTGTTCCCCTTTAAAAAAGTGCAGATCGGCAATTCGTGGCGCGGCGAGAAACCTCAGAAGGGCCGTTACCGCGAATTCTGCCAGGCGGATCTGGATATCATTGGCGTCGATTCGCTGGCGGCGGATGTGGAAGTGCTGTCGTGCATCATGAGCAACCTCGTCGAGCTGGTGCCCGGTGCGTTCACGATGGCCATCGGTCATCGCATTATTCTGTCCGCTCTTATCAAAGCCTGTCTGCCCCAGCTGGTGGCCGGCGGTGAAAATCGAACGTTGATCGCCCTCGATAAGCTCGCGAAAATCGGCGAGCCCGCGGTCAAAGACCTTATTCTGCAGATCGAAGGCTCGGAGGCTTCAGGCGCCGATCGCCTTCTGAAAGTTTTGCAGGGACGTGATGCCTCGGGTCAAACCGATTTGAATCCGGTGAAGGAACTGCTTGCGGGAACACCCGCCCTGCAGGAGATCAAGCGACTCGAAGAGACCGCCGGACTTTTGCAAAAGCTTTATCAAAACACCAAGGCCAAAGTTCGGGTGGACCTCAGCATTGCCCGCGGCCTTGGTTACTATACGGGGATTGTCTTTGAAACCACGATTGATGGGCTGGATGGTTTCGGTTCCATCTCGTCAGGTGGACGTTACAACGGCCTCGTCTCGCGTTTTTCCACCCAGGAACTGGCAGGAGTGGGCGGATCCATCGGCGTCGATCGCCTGCTGGCCGCTCTGGAGCAGCTTGGCCTGGCTGATGATAAAACCCGCCGTGGTGTATTCATCGCACTGGCCGGTGAAGAGGGTCGGAGCTACGGATTTCAGTTGCTCGCGGAACTGCGCGCGGCGGGAGTCCTGGCCGACATTGCTCTGAAGGAAGGCAAACTCGGCAATCAGTTCAAGTTTGCTGACAAGCGCCAGTACCAGTACGTTCTGACTCTGGGCGGGGATGAGGTGGCCAGTAAAACAGTCAGCATCAAGGATCTCGCCAGCGGTCAGGAAAGAAAGTCCGTGCCTTGGGTCGACGCCTTTACAGAGCTTTCGCAGCTCAGCTGA
- a CDS encoding aminotransferase class I/II-fold pyridoxal phosphate-dependent enzyme gives MLASRWQAFSSSIFSKMSQMAAAHQAVNLAQGFPDFDGPAAIKEAAIQAIRGNFNQYAPSTGLGELRRQLAKRQAEQYGLTYDFAGEVTVFSGATEAIFCCIMGLCGPGDEVLTFEPFFDCYPAATAMAGAVLKTVPLRAPDWSFSVDELRAAVTSRTRVLLLNSPHNPSGKVFNRQELQSLADLAQEKNLIVITDEVYEELFFTPARHLPIARLNGMRDRTITISSTAKTFSLTGWKVGFTFADKKLTELIRIPHQYTVFCSATPLQAGMIAAYQLGQDYYLDFREQYTRRRDTLLGILRKHGFTCKAPEGTYFITADYSQIQDIPDMEFAAWLTEKVGVACLPISSFYLDAENARKNLRLVRFAFCKEVETLEEAGRRLAERLPRALAERT, from the coding sequence ATGCTCGCATCGCGTTGGCAGGCTTTTTCCAGTTCGATCTTCTCCAAAATGTCCCAGATGGCTGCCGCGCATCAGGCTGTAAACCTGGCTCAAGGCTTTCCCGATTTTGATGGACCCGCGGCTATCAAGGAAGCAGCCATTCAGGCAATCCGGGGGAACTTCAATCAGTACGCCCCCAGCACGGGGCTCGGAGAATTAAGGCGACAGCTCGCCAAAAGACAGGCCGAGCAGTACGGGCTCACCTACGACTTCGCCGGCGAGGTCACCGTTTTCTCAGGAGCCACGGAAGCCATCTTCTGCTGCATTATGGGCCTATGCGGACCCGGGGATGAAGTCCTGACCTTTGAACCCTTCTTTGATTGCTATCCCGCTGCCACTGCCATGGCTGGTGCTGTTTTGAAAACAGTTCCCCTGCGCGCCCCGGACTGGTCGTTTTCCGTCGATGAACTGCGCGCAGCCGTGACGAGCCGAACCAGGGTTCTGCTGCTCAACAGTCCGCATAATCCGAGCGGCAAGGTCTTCAATCGTCAGGAACTGCAAAGTCTCGCCGACCTGGCCCAGGAAAAAAATCTTATCGTGATCACCGATGAAGTCTATGAAGAGCTGTTTTTCACGCCGGCGCGGCATCTGCCGATCGCGCGTTTGAACGGCATGCGGGACCGCACGATCACCATTTCCTCGACGGCCAAGACCTTTAGCCTGACCGGCTGGAAGGTGGGTTTCACCTTCGCCGATAAAAAATTAACGGAACTCATCCGCATCCCGCATCAGTACACCGTCTTCTGTTCCGCCACACCGCTGCAGGCTGGCATGATCGCGGCCTATCAGCTGGGGCAGGACTATTATCTGGATTTCCGCGAGCAGTATACGCGGCGTCGCGATACGCTCCTCGGCATCCTTCGAAAACATGGCTTCACCTGCAAAGCGCCGGAAGGCACCTACTTCATCACCGCGGACTACAGTCAGATCCAGGATATTCCAGATATGGAATTCGCGGCCTGGCTGACGGAAAAAGTGGGTGTGGCCTGCCTGCCGATTTCGAGTTTTTATTTGGATGCGGAGAACGCGCGGAAGAATCTGCGACTCGTGCGCTTTGCGTTTTGCAAGGAAGTGGAGACTCTGGAGGAAGCTGGCCGTCGACTCGCGGAACGACTGCCGCGAGCCCTGGCCGAACGCACTTAA